The Alkalicoccobacillus plakortidis genome contains a region encoding:
- a CDS encoding S1 domain-containing RNA-binding protein — protein sequence MSIEAGSKVQGKVTGITHFGAFVELPGGTTGLVHISEVADNYVKDINEFLKVGEEVLVKVVNVEKDGKIGLSIRKAQDRPGVRQAQTSRPSAASRPSRPFNNSRPQGGNRSPRGSVRQTVTFEDKVSRFLKDSEERLTTIKRQTESKRGGRGAKRG from the coding sequence ATGTCAATTGAAGCAGGCAGCAAGGTGCAGGGCAAAGTGACAGGCATTACACATTTCGGTGCATTTGTAGAATTACCGGGCGGAACCACAGGACTTGTTCATATCAGTGAGGTTGCTGATAACTACGTAAAAGACATTAATGAGTTTTTGAAGGTTGGCGAAGAAGTCCTAGTTAAGGTTGTTAACGTTGAGAAAGACGGAAAAATTGGCTTATCTATTAGAAAGGCTCAAGACCGTCCAGGAGTGCGCCAAGCTCAGACTTCACGTCCTAGTGCTGCCTCACGCCCGTCCCGACCATTCAACAATAGTCGTCCTCAAGGTGGAAATCGTAGTCCAAGAGGAAGCGTTAGGCAAACTGTTACGTTTGAAGACAAGGTTAGTCGCTTTTTAAAAGATAGTGAGGAACGATTAACGACAATTAAGCGTCAAACAGAATCCAAACGTGGAGGGCGCGGTGCCAAAAGAGGCTAA
- a CDS encoding FtsB family cell division protein: protein MANRKPTIRELDSAYIKQREQEKQLQHKRKRGLMRRLTTLGIIGFIIIGIVSATLIAQASAINEKKEEQAALKEEQEALIAEQERLEQEIENYNNPDYIGEVLRRDYFLTRPGETLYKLPESSSD, encoded by the coding sequence ATGGCCAACAGGAAACCTACGATAAGGGAATTAGATTCCGCATATATTAAGCAGCGCGAGCAGGAGAAGCAACTGCAGCATAAGAGAAAACGTGGATTAATGAGACGTCTTACAACCCTTGGAATTATAGGGTTTATCATTATAGGCATTGTTTCGGCTACATTAATTGCACAGGCCTCAGCTATAAATGAAAAGAAGGAAGAGCAGGCAGCTCTAAAAGAAGAGCAAGAAGCGCTTATAGCAGAGCAGGAAAGGCTAGAGCAGGAAATTGAGAATTATAATAATCCTGATTATATTGGAGAAGTACTCAGGAGAGATTACTTTTTGACACGTCCTGGAGAAACATTATATAAATTACCAGAATCATCATCAGATTGA
- the yabQ gene encoding spore cortex biosynthesis protein YabQ codes for MSLTIQLQTMLSMLAMGACLGASLDTYGKLTYQPRSFSWVVAIRDFLFWCVHALLIFYVLYQSNMGELRFYVFAALLCGYATYRALLQSVFNYLLDRLIALVVGIIRFIKKSLYYMFIKPIKWILYLISSFCMIVLTIVWKICLVLFSFVWKPVWWLIRPIVRWINGTKQWQRVKPFLIKIKEVGRSVWKKKDTR; via the coding sequence GTGAGTTTGACTATACAGCTTCAGACCATGTTGTCGATGCTAGCAATGGGCGCGTGTCTTGGAGCTTCTCTAGATACATATGGGAAGCTTACCTACCAACCGCGCTCATTCAGCTGGGTTGTTGCCATACGAGATTTTTTATTTTGGTGTGTTCACGCATTGCTCATATTCTATGTGTTGTACCAATCAAATATGGGTGAGCTTAGATTTTACGTATTTGCAGCACTTCTTTGTGGTTATGCCACTTATCGAGCTTTATTACAATCGGTTTTTAATTATCTATTGGACAGGCTTATTGCCCTTGTTGTTGGAATTATTCGGTTCATAAAAAAAAGCTTGTATTACATGTTCATTAAGCCGATAAAATGGATATTGTATCTTATAAGCAGCTTTTGTATGATAGTATTAACGATCGTTTGGAAGATTTGTCTAGTCTTATTTTCATTTGTATGGAAACCGGTATGGTGGTTGATTCGACCAATTGTACGTTGGATAAATGGAACAAAGCAATGGCAGAGGGTTAAACCTTTTTTAATAAAAATAAAGGAGGTTGGCCGTTCTGTATGGAAGAAGAAAGACACGAGGTGA
- the yabP gene encoding sporulation protein YabP has product MDQFEFGTPMGRESVTKDHDVTLVGRKQLDITGVKQVESFDNEEFLMETTMGFLSVRGQNLHMKNLNVEQGFVSIEGKIHDMIYLDQNNQDKSKGFLGKLFK; this is encoded by the coding sequence ATGGACCAGTTTGAATTCGGGACACCGATGGGTAGAGAGAGCGTTACAAAAGATCATGATGTGACACTAGTAGGGCGAAAACAGCTAGATATTACTGGTGTTAAACAAGTAGAAAGCTTTGATAATGAAGAATTTTTGATGGAAACAACGATGGGTTTCCTTTCTGTAAGAGGTCAAAACCTGCATATGAAAAACTTAAATGTAGAGCAAGGATTTGTATCTATAGAGGGTAAAATCCATGATATGATTTATTTAGATCAAAATAATCAGGATAAATCAAAAGGGTTCTTAGGGAAGTTATTTAAGTGA